One window of the Paenibacillus beijingensis genome contains the following:
- a CDS encoding DeoR/GlpR family DNA-binding transcription regulator — MLFEEERKREIADYIQQKGRASVLELAQYFQVSESTVRRDLRDLEDTKLLRRTHGGAVSIGIQDNREPSFIEKEDRFSSQKEAVAEAALNFIEDGESIFLDSGTTTYKLAKRLHAFSRLTVVTNSVMVVQILHHQPNINLLLTGGSLRHETQAMVGPLADRSIGSVKFDKLFLAINGIEPGSGLTTPNLIEAETKRRMIESAKQVILLADHSKYGKVSFGKVADLTEIHHCIIDQGISADAVREMEAEGIQVTIAKDR; from the coding sequence TTGCTGTTTGAAGAAGAACGAAAGCGGGAAATCGCGGATTATATACAGCAGAAAGGCCGTGCTTCGGTTCTGGAACTTGCGCAGTATTTTCAAGTATCCGAATCGACCGTCCGCAGAGATTTGCGTGATCTCGAAGACACGAAGCTGCTTCGGCGGACGCATGGAGGAGCCGTTTCCATCGGGATTCAGGACAATCGGGAACCATCGTTTATCGAAAAAGAAGATCGTTTCAGCAGTCAAAAGGAAGCGGTTGCAGAAGCGGCGCTCAATTTTATAGAAGACGGGGAATCAATTTTTCTGGATTCGGGTACAACAACTTATAAACTGGCTAAACGGCTGCACGCATTTTCCAGGCTGACGGTTGTAACCAATTCCGTTATGGTTGTGCAAATTCTTCACCATCAGCCGAACATTAATCTGCTGCTGACCGGCGGATCGCTGAGACATGAGACGCAAGCGATGGTAGGGCCGCTCGCGGACCGCTCGATCGGCTCCGTGAAGTTCGACAAATTGTTTTTGGCGATTAACGGCATCGAGCCTGGAAGCGGCTTAACGACGCCGAATTTGATCGAAGCGGAGACGAAACGGCGGATGATCGAATCGGCGAAGCAGGTTATCCTGCTTGCGGATCACAGCAAGTACGGCAAAGTTTCGTTTGGCAAAGTAGCGGATTTAACGGAGATTCATCACTGTATTATAGATCAGGGAATTTCAGCCGACGCGGTCCGGGAAATGGAAGCGGAAGGCATACAGGTCACAATCGCAAAGGATCGATGA
- a CDS encoding TetR/AcrR family transcriptional regulator codes for MTAIRSSARQRILDVASNLFYREGIRSIGVDTIVEKSGVGKATLYRHFPTKDDLIAAYLKETDHLHWKWFDEVIAKHEGSPRAQLLALIEATVQIMMEPGYRGCALLNALAEFSEADHPAHRIAVEYKHALRLKLTQLSQQAGAHNEELADQLILVINGALASVPVFGSAGPAAQLKMIATHLIDHHLENGQRNHS; via the coding sequence ATGACTGCAATACGCTCATCGGCACGTCAGCGCATTTTGGATGTTGCGAGTAATTTGTTTTATCGGGAAGGCATTCGTTCGATTGGTGTAGACACGATTGTTGAGAAATCCGGAGTGGGAAAGGCGACGCTCTATCGTCATTTCCCAACGAAAGATGATTTAATTGCTGCCTATCTCAAGGAAACGGATCATCTCCATTGGAAATGGTTTGATGAGGTCATCGCAAAGCATGAAGGATCGCCTAGAGCGCAGCTGCTGGCATTGATCGAAGCCACCGTTCAAATCATGATGGAGCCGGGTTATCGTGGCTGCGCCTTATTGAATGCTCTGGCTGAATTCTCTGAAGCCGATCATCCTGCCCATCGAATAGCGGTAGAATACAAACATGCGTTACGATTAAAGTTGACTCAGCTGAGCCAGCAAGCCGGTGCACATAATGAAGAACTGGCCGATCAGCTTATACTGGTAATCAATGGAGCGCTGGCTTCAGTCCCCGTATTCGGCTCAGCCGGTCCAGCGGCTCAACTCAAAATGATAGCGACACATCTGATCGACCACCATCTTGAAAATGGTCAGCGAAATCATTCATAG
- a CDS encoding PTS sugar transporter subunit IIA, translated as MNITSLLNDQSILIPLDVNDKNAAIDALAGALAESGAVTDKAAYLEALHARENTGSTGIGFGVAIPHGKSSGVAQAALAFAKFASPIDWQSLDGEPVSAAFMIAVPEEAAGNDHLKILIAISRKLIDDEFREQLLAVEDSAQLKELLGAI; from the coding sequence ATGAACATTACATCTCTTTTGAACGATCAATCGATTCTCATTCCGCTGGACGTGAACGACAAAAATGCGGCCATTGACGCACTCGCGGGAGCGCTGGCAGAGAGCGGCGCCGTTACTGACAAAGCCGCTTACCTTGAGGCGCTTCACGCACGAGAAAATACCGGCTCAACCGGAATCGGGTTCGGCGTGGCGATTCCGCACGGCAAATCGTCCGGCGTCGCCCAAGCGGCTCTCGCCTTCGCGAAATTCGCAAGTCCGATCGACTGGCAGTCTCTCGACGGCGAGCCGGTCTCGGCCGCATTCATGATTGCCGTTCCGGAAGAAGCGGCCGGGAACGACCATTTGAAAATTTTGATCGCAATCTCGCGCAAGCTGATCGACGATGAATTCCGCGAGCAGCTGCTCGCGGTCGAGGATTCCGCCCAGCTAAAGGAGCTGCTCGGCGCCATCTGA
- the pdaA gene encoding delta-lactam-biosynthetic de-N-acetylase, with product MLIAILTTAAAGHAEAGPAGAYHFGFKKSVNGSLPSINEEGFKEIVEKHGAIFMGDSGRKELYLTFDNGYENGFTAAILDVLKDKQVPAAFFVTGHYVTDQPQLIKRMSDEGHIIGNHSWSHPDMTQISDQQIRTELSRVRQKVTEVTGKSDMSYLRPPRGIFNDRVLAVSKEEGYTSVFWSAAYKDWDIKAQKGAEYAYGSVVKQLHPGAVLLLHSVSSDNAHALGRIIDEARRQGYVFKSLHDLTNRQHVSPSDLIPSARAAGGL from the coding sequence TTGCTTATCGCAATACTGACAACGGCCGCGGCCGGACATGCAGAAGCCGGGCCTGCGGGCGCTTATCATTTCGGCTTTAAAAAAAGTGTCAACGGATCGCTTCCTTCTATTAATGAAGAAGGCTTTAAAGAGATCGTTGAAAAGCACGGCGCCATTTTTATGGGGGACTCCGGCCGCAAAGAGTTGTACCTTACCTTTGACAACGGCTATGAGAACGGATTTACGGCCGCCATTCTCGATGTGCTTAAGGATAAACAAGTGCCTGCCGCTTTTTTTGTAACCGGGCATTATGTCACGGATCAGCCACAGCTCATCAAGCGCATGTCGGACGAAGGGCACATTATCGGCAATCACTCCTGGAGTCATCCGGATATGACGCAAATATCGGATCAGCAAATCCGAACGGAATTAAGCCGCGTCCGCCAAAAAGTAACGGAGGTGACCGGTAAATCCGATATGTCCTATTTGCGTCCGCCCCGCGGCATTTTTAACGATCGGGTGCTGGCAGTTAGCAAAGAAGAAGGTTATACGAGCGTATTCTGGTCGGCGGCGTACAAAGATTGGGATATTAAGGCGCAAAAAGGGGCGGAATACGCCTACGGATCGGTCGTCAAGCAGCTTCATCCCGGCGCGGTGCTTTTGCTTCATTCGGTATCGAGCGATAACGCACATGCCTTGGGCCGCATCATTGACGAGGCCAGACGTCAAGGCTACGTGTTCAAGTCCCTGCATGATCTCACAAACCGGCAACACGTTTCCCCATCCGATCTCATACCGTCTGCACGTGCGGCAGGCGGTCTATAG
- the pfkB gene encoding 1-phosphofructokinase codes for MKDAIITVSMNPALDKTVTVNGFTVAGLNRIKDVRVDAGGKGINVAKVLKRFNANVTAWGIQAGEEGRLLARMVEQQGIPTFFLEAEGRTRTNLKVVDEATKETTELNEPGAVITEKVLTDFLDRFEKAMPATAVLVLGGSLPPGAPQDLYRQMICIASRYGVKTILDADGEALKFGITAAPYALKPNIHELEALIGYELESDQEIVKAAKGLLGDGIQYVIVSMGAEGSIVVSGEEAIRARPFPIVPLSTVGAGDSMVAALAFCLIEGKTLEETARWTTAAGSITASKPGSDVCTFFEVEEKLALVSITPISKFNTSV; via the coding sequence ATGAAGGATGCTATTATTACGGTCAGCATGAACCCGGCACTGGATAAAACGGTTACGGTCAATGGATTCACTGTCGCCGGGCTTAATCGCATCAAAGACGTAAGAGTGGATGCCGGCGGAAAAGGAATCAATGTCGCCAAAGTTTTAAAGCGATTTAATGCTAATGTAACGGCTTGGGGAATCCAGGCTGGAGAGGAAGGCCGGCTTCTCGCGCGGATGGTGGAGCAGCAGGGAATTCCCACCTTTTTTCTTGAAGCGGAAGGACGGACCCGAACGAATTTGAAGGTTGTTGACGAGGCGACGAAAGAAACGACGGAATTGAACGAACCCGGCGCTGTCATTACGGAAAAAGTGCTCACCGACTTCCTCGACCGTTTCGAAAAGGCGATGCCTGCTACGGCCGTTCTCGTTCTCGGAGGCAGTCTTCCACCCGGAGCGCCGCAGGATTTGTACCGGCAGATGATTTGCATTGCCTCCCGATACGGGGTAAAAACCATTTTGGATGCGGACGGGGAAGCGCTGAAATTTGGGATTACAGCGGCTCCTTACGCGCTTAAGCCCAACATTCATGAATTGGAAGCGCTGATAGGATATGAGCTGGAAAGTGACCAGGAGATTGTAAAAGCTGCAAAAGGGCTGCTGGGCGATGGTATTCAATACGTCATCGTGTCTATGGGAGCTGAAGGCTCGATTGTTGTCAGCGGAGAAGAGGCGATTCGCGCCCGGCCGTTCCCGATTGTGCCGCTGAGCACGGTCGGAGCGGGCGATTCGATGGTTGCAGCCCTTGCGTTTTGTCTGATTGAAGGCAAGACATTGGAGGAAACGGCCCGATGGACGACGGCAGCCGGCTCCATTACCGCTTCAAAACCGGGATCGGATGTATGCACGTTTTTCGAAGTGGAAGAAAAGCTTGCGCTAGTCAGTATTACACCGATCTCAAAGTTTAACACATCGGTTTAG
- a CDS encoding EamA family transporter → MRNQILVLLGACSYGILSTIVVLAYGHGYTLGEVAGSQLLMGTALTWLLVAANGWKKKRTLRKSVEAGRAVIPPQRLVWKQRLLLMAAGIPTGATGLLYYGALQYIPASLAIILLFQFTWIGVMIQTVSSRKRPDNRMLITLAVLLTGTLFAAGILERDAGQFQMWGVILGLLSALSYSLFVLFNGRVVTQAPPASRSAWMMTGGLITSWSILPPGFILNGELWGELLLYAFLLGLFGAFIPPVLFAAGVPHIGEGTAAVLGAAELPVATLMSSFVLGEYVSALQWTGVVLVLLGVGLPELLRERSRMRMRMIQ, encoded by the coding sequence ATGAGGAACCAAATTCTTGTTTTACTTGGTGCTTGCAGTTACGGCATTTTATCCACCATTGTGGTGTTGGCCTACGGACATGGATACACGCTCGGAGAGGTGGCCGGCAGTCAGCTGCTGATGGGAACGGCATTGACATGGCTGCTCGTTGCCGCAAACGGGTGGAAAAAGAAACGGACGCTGCGAAAAAGCGTTGAAGCGGGTCGAGCGGTCATTCCCCCGCAGCGTCTCGTCTGGAAGCAAAGGCTGCTGCTGATGGCAGCCGGTATTCCGACAGGGGCAACGGGCCTGCTGTATTACGGCGCGTTGCAATATATCCCGGCGTCGCTGGCGATCATCCTGTTGTTCCAATTCACGTGGATCGGCGTTATGATCCAGACGGTGAGCAGTCGCAAACGCCCCGATAACCGCATGTTGATCACATTGGCTGTGCTGCTGACCGGAACGCTGTTTGCAGCCGGAATATTGGAACGGGACGCAGGACAGTTCCAAATGTGGGGTGTCATTCTCGGGCTGCTTTCGGCGCTCAGCTATTCGCTCTTCGTGTTGTTCAACGGCAGAGTGGTGACCCAGGCGCCTCCCGCATCCCGCAGTGCCTGGATGATGACGGGCGGACTCATTACGAGCTGGTCCATTTTGCCCCCGGGCTTTATATTGAACGGAGAATTATGGGGCGAACTGCTGCTGTACGCCTTCCTGCTTGGTTTGTTCGGCGCCTTCATACCGCCGGTGCTGTTCGCGGCAGGCGTACCGCATATCGGTGAAGGAACGGCCGCCGTACTCGGTGCGGCGGAGCTGCCCGTTGCGACGTTGATGTCCTCGTTCGTGCTGGGCGAATATGTCAGTGCGCTCCAGTGGACCGGAGTCGTTCTGGTGCTGCTTGGGGTCGGCCTGCCGGAGCTGCTGCGCGAAAGAAGCCGGATGAGGATGCGGATGATTCAATAA
- the gcvPA gene encoding aminomethyl-transferring glycine dehydrogenase subunit GcvPA, whose amino-acid sequence MSYKHRYIPMTEQDEAEMLQTIGAQTIEDLFRDIPASIRYRGTLPMSSALDEQELLKHMKELAGRNADNERFISFLGAGLYDHHIPVVINHIISRSEFYTAYTPYQPEISQGELQAIFEFQSYICELTGMAVANASMYDGATALAEAGALASAATRRKQVVISRTVHPEAREIMHTTARGLGLEVVEIGYAGGVTDLEQLQSAVSDQTAAVIVQSPNFFGCVEDITAIEPIVHARKGLLVVSMNPMAMGLLEAPGRLGADIVVGDAQPLGIPASLGGPTCGFFAVAEPLMRRMPGRIVGQTVDRDGKRGFVLTLQAREQHIRREKATSNICSNQALLALCASVYLSTMGKAGILEAANLNLQKAHYAASAIGSQSGCTLPFPSPFFNEFVVKLPDGASAAELNRGLLASGFIGGYDLGETYPELAGHMLVAVTEKRTKAEIDQFANRLGELV is encoded by the coding sequence ATGAGCTATAAGCACCGTTATATTCCGATGACCGAACAGGATGAAGCCGAAATGCTGCAGACAATCGGCGCCCAAACGATCGAGGATCTGTTTCGCGATATCCCCGCTTCGATCCGCTATCGGGGAACGCTGCCGATGTCGTCCGCTCTTGACGAACAGGAACTGCTGAAGCATATGAAGGAGCTGGCGGGCCGCAATGCCGACAACGAACGGTTCATCAGCTTCCTTGGAGCCGGTCTGTACGACCATCACATTCCGGTCGTCATCAACCATATTATTTCCCGCTCCGAATTTTATACCGCCTATACGCCGTACCAGCCCGAAATCAGCCAAGGCGAGCTGCAGGCGATCTTTGAGTTCCAATCGTACATTTGCGAGCTGACCGGCATGGCGGTCGCCAACGCCAGCATGTACGACGGGGCGACGGCGCTTGCGGAAGCCGGCGCGCTTGCCTCAGCCGCCACCCGGCGCAAGCAGGTCGTCATCTCCCGCACCGTCCATCCGGAAGCGCGGGAAATTATGCATACGACGGCCCGCGGCCTCGGGCTTGAGGTCGTGGAGATCGGCTATGCCGGCGGCGTTACCGATCTGGAGCAGCTTCAGTCAGCCGTGTCGGATCAGACGGCGGCAGTTATCGTCCAGTCGCCGAATTTCTTCGGCTGCGTGGAAGATATCACCGCCATCGAGCCGATCGTTCACGCGCGCAAGGGACTGCTCGTCGTCAGCATGAATCCGATGGCGATGGGTCTGCTGGAGGCGCCAGGCCGTCTCGGCGCCGATATCGTCGTGGGCGACGCCCAGCCACTCGGCATTCCGGCGTCGCTCGGCGGGCCGACGTGCGGCTTCTTTGCCGTCGCCGAGCCGCTGATGCGCCGGATGCCGGGCCGAATCGTCGGCCAAACGGTCGACAGGGACGGCAAGCGCGGCTTCGTGCTGACGCTTCAAGCCCGCGAGCAGCATATCCGCCGCGAGAAAGCGACGTCCAACATTTGCTCCAACCAGGCGCTGCTCGCCCTGTGCGCATCGGTCTATTTGTCGACGATGGGCAAAGCGGGCATCCTGGAAGCGGCGAACCTCAATCTGCAAAAGGCGCACTATGCGGCCTCGGCAATCGGTTCGCAAAGCGGCTGCACGCTTCCTTTCCCGTCCCCTTTCTTCAATGAATTCGTCGTCAAGCTGCCGGACGGCGCTTCCGCCGCCGAGCTGAACCGGGGGCTGCTTGCTTCGGGATTTATCGGCGGCTATGACCTTGGAGAAACCTATCCCGAGCTTGCGGGGCATATGCTCGTCGCCGTCACCGAGAAAAGGACGAAAGCGGAAATCGACCAGTTTGCCAATCGATTGGGGGAACTTGTATGA
- a CDS encoding PTS fructose transporter subunit IIC, which produces MKKIYAVTACPTGVAHTYMAAESLIKAGKQKDMEIKVETRGAVGVENEITAQEIAEAHAIIVAADTDVQEGRFAGKPVVRVPVAQAIRNASGLIEQALAMEAAAPAAEAAPKASVQTEPAAKTKTRSPFYKHLMTGVSAMLPLVVAGGLLIAISFIFGIKAFEQEGTFAAALMDIGGGAAFALMVPVLAGFIAFSIAEKPGLAPGLIGGMLASQLGAGFLGGIIAGFLGGYVALYLKKYIKLPRNFEGLKPILLIPLLASGITGLLMIYVIGEPVKYIMDHLTLWLQSIGSTNAVLLGLLLGGMMAIDMGGPINKAAYTFSVGLLASQVYGPMAAVMAAGMTPPLGLWLATLIAKNKFTKEEKDAGKSAAVLGLSFITEGAIPFAASDPLRVIPCLVAGSAVTGALSMVFHATLQAPHGGAFVLLIPNAVGHVGLYALAIVIGSVVTALSLKFTKKTIAE; this is translated from the coding sequence ATGAAAAAGATTTATGCGGTCACAGCATGTCCGACGGGCGTTGCCCACACCTATATGGCTGCCGAATCGCTCATCAAAGCGGGCAAGCAGAAAGATATGGAGATTAAAGTCGAAACGCGCGGCGCGGTCGGCGTGGAAAATGAAATTACAGCGCAGGAAATTGCAGAGGCCCATGCGATCATTGTCGCAGCGGACACCGACGTACAGGAAGGGCGTTTCGCCGGTAAGCCGGTCGTTCGTGTGCCCGTAGCGCAAGCGATCCGCAATGCATCCGGCTTGATTGAGCAAGCACTTGCAATGGAAGCGGCCGCCCCTGCGGCGGAAGCGGCACCGAAAGCAAGTGTCCAAACCGAGCCTGCCGCAAAAACGAAAACGCGCTCGCCGTTTTACAAACATCTCATGACCGGCGTGTCGGCGATGCTGCCGCTCGTCGTCGCAGGCGGACTTTTGATCGCGATTTCATTTATATTCGGGATTAAAGCCTTTGAACAAGAAGGCACCTTTGCCGCCGCTTTGATGGATATCGGAGGCGGCGCTGCATTCGCTTTGATGGTTCCGGTTCTTGCCGGCTTCATCGCCTTCTCGATCGCGGAAAAACCGGGCCTGGCGCCCGGCCTGATCGGCGGCATGCTCGCTTCCCAGCTGGGAGCCGGCTTCCTTGGCGGCATCATCGCCGGTTTTCTCGGCGGTTACGTGGCGCTCTATTTGAAAAAGTACATTAAGCTGCCGCGCAACTTCGAAGGTCTGAAACCGATTCTGCTTATACCGCTGCTTGCATCGGGCATTACCGGACTTCTGATGATTTATGTCATCGGCGAGCCAGTAAAATATATCATGGACCACCTTACGCTGTGGCTGCAATCGATCGGTTCCACCAACGCGGTGCTGCTCGGTCTGCTGCTCGGCGGCATGATGGCGATCGATATGGGCGGACCGATCAACAAAGCGGCGTATACGTTTTCGGTCGGGCTGCTCGCAAGCCAAGTATATGGGCCGATGGCCGCCGTTATGGCCGCAGGCATGACGCCGCCACTGGGGCTGTGGCTTGCAACGCTCATTGCGAAGAACAAATTTACGAAGGAAGAAAAAGACGCCGGCAAATCCGCTGCCGTGCTCGGTCTCTCGTTTATTACCGAAGGCGCGATCCCGTTTGCAGCAAGCGATCCGCTCCGCGTTATCCCATGCCTCGTAGCGGGGTCCGCCGTGACCGGCGCGCTCTCGATGGTGTTCCACGCCACGCTGCAGGCGCCGCATGGAGGGGCATTCGTACTGCTCATCCCGAACGCGGTCGGACATGTCGGATTGTATGCACTGGCAATTGTTATCGGCTCGGTCGTAACGGCCTTATCGCTCAAGTTTACGAAAAAAACGATTGCAGAATAA
- a CDS encoding HPr family phosphocarrier protein, whose translation MVTKNTVIRNESGFHIRPAQLFTEQAAKFQSAIKVTIQDPHTVVDGKSILGLMTLGLTKGKEITISAEGSDEADAIEALISLVDSGFGEA comes from the coding sequence ATGGTTACAAAAAATACGGTCATCCGCAACGAAAGCGGGTTTCATATTCGTCCGGCACAGCTGTTCACGGAGCAGGCGGCAAAATTCCAGTCCGCAATCAAGGTCACGATCCAGGACCCGCATACGGTAGTCGACGGCAAAAGCATTCTCGGTCTTATGACGCTTGGGCTTACGAAAGGAAAAGAGATTACCATTTCCGCGGAAGGTTCGGATGAGGCGGATGCGATTGAAGCGCTCATAAGTCTCGTGGACAGCGGCTTCGGAGAAGCGTAA
- the gcvH gene encoding glycine cleavage system protein GcvH, giving the protein MSEIRQGLGYTEEHEWAAAAGGSIVRIGITDHAQSQLGDIVFVEFPEVGAEVEMNQPMGTIESVKTVSDLFSPLTGKVTKVNEALIDSPELVNESPYENGWIVEIEVEGGGEEAVSSLMDADAYRKLTE; this is encoded by the coding sequence ATGAGCGAAATTAGACAAGGGCTCGGTTATACGGAGGAACATGAATGGGCGGCTGCGGCAGGCGGCAGTATCGTGCGGATCGGGATCACCGACCATGCGCAGAGCCAGCTTGGCGATATCGTGTTCGTGGAATTCCCGGAAGTCGGAGCCGAAGTGGAGATGAATCAGCCGATGGGGACGATCGAATCGGTAAAAACGGTTTCCGATCTGTTCAGTCCGCTTACCGGCAAAGTAACGAAAGTGAACGAAGCGCTGATCGACAGCCCCGAGCTCGTCAACGAAAGTCCGTATGAAAACGGCTGGATCGTGGAAATCGAAGTGGAAGGCGGCGGCGAAGAAGCCGTCAGCAGCTTAATGGATGCCGACGCGTACCGAAAGCTGACGGAATAG
- the gcvT gene encoding glycine cleavage system aminomethyltransferase GcvT, translating into MVQPLKRTPIFPLYADCKGARCIDFGGWELPVQFSGIQKEHEAVRRQAGLFDVSHMGEFNVTGPEAETFLQRMTTNDVSKLSDGQAQYTLMCHPDGGVVDDLLVYRLTPGSYMLVVNASNIDKDFAWLQEHLIDGVTLEDVSAETALIALQGPRAAEIMAKAAGADCGSLLPFHFVRNVDVCGVEALVSRTGYTGEDGFEIYVRSQRAPEVWKGLMSAGEPFGLVPAGLGARDTLRFEARLPLYGQELSPSISPLEAGVGMFVKLAKGDFIGRDALMKQREEGLPRKLVGIEMVDRGIPRTHYPVYAEDRLIGEVTTGTQSPTLKRSLGLALISAEYAEAGTEVQVEIRGKRLKAVVVKTPFYKRTAN; encoded by the coding sequence ATGGTTCAACCGCTTAAAAGAACCCCTATTTTTCCGCTTTATGCCGATTGCAAAGGGGCACGATGCATCGATTTTGGCGGCTGGGAGCTTCCCGTGCAGTTTTCCGGTATTCAAAAAGAGCATGAAGCCGTCAGACGGCAGGCCGGCTTGTTTGACGTGTCCCATATGGGCGAATTCAATGTGACCGGCCCGGAGGCGGAGACGTTTTTGCAGCGGATGACGACTAATGACGTGTCCAAGCTTTCCGACGGGCAGGCCCAATATACGCTTATGTGTCACCCGGACGGCGGCGTCGTTGACGACCTGCTTGTCTACCGGCTGACCCCCGGCTCATACATGCTTGTCGTAAACGCCTCGAACATCGACAAAGATTTTGCGTGGCTGCAGGAACATCTGATCGACGGGGTGACGCTGGAGGATGTGTCGGCCGAAACGGCGCTGATCGCGCTCCAGGGCCCCCGCGCCGCAGAGATCATGGCGAAGGCGGCCGGCGCGGATTGCGGCTCGCTGCTCCCGTTTCATTTTGTCCGGAATGTTGATGTGTGCGGCGTAGAAGCGCTCGTTTCCCGAACCGGATATACCGGTGAAGACGGATTCGAAATTTATGTCCGTTCGCAGCGGGCGCCGGAAGTATGGAAGGGACTCATGTCCGCCGGCGAACCGTTCGGACTTGTGCCGGCCGGTCTCGGCGCGCGCGACACGCTGCGGTTCGAAGCGAGGCTGCCGCTGTACGGCCAGGAGCTGTCGCCATCGATTTCGCCGCTGGAGGCCGGAGTAGGCATGTTCGTCAAGCTGGCCAAAGGGGATTTTATCGGTCGCGATGCCCTTATGAAACAGCGAGAAGAAGGACTTCCGCGCAAGCTGGTGGGCATTGAAATGGTCGACCGCGGTATCCCGCGGACGCATTACCCCGTCTATGCGGAAGACCGGCTGATCGGAGAGGTGACGACGGGCACGCAGTCTCCGACACTTAAGCGCAGCCTCGGACTTGCGCTCATCAGCGCCGAATACGCCGAAGCAGGCACGGAGGTTCAGGTCGAAATCCGCGGCAAGCGGCTGAAAGCGGTCGTCGTGAAGACGCCTTTTTACAAAAGAACCGCCAATTAA
- the gcvPB gene encoding aminomethyl-transferring glycine dehydrogenase subunit GcvPB: MKPEKALIFEMSRPGRVAYSLPACDVPESAPADYIPASMLRSKPAELPEVYEVDVIRHYTELSRRNFGIDNGFYPLGSCTMKYNPKINENTARFAGFAGIHPYQPVESIQGALELLYTLQNDLAALTGMDQVTLQPAAGAHGEWTGLMMIRAYHESRGEKRTKVIVPDSSHGTNPASATVAGFETITITSNERGHVDLDALRAAVGPDTAALMLTNPSTLGLFEEQIEEIAAIIHKAGGLLYYDGANSNAIMGITRPGDMGFDVVHLNLHKTMSTPHGGGGPGAGPVGVKSRLIPFLPKPVVAKREDGTFYFDFDRPASIGRVKAYYGNFGILVRAYTYIRTYGPEGLRRVSECAVLNANYMMRRLSNAYEIPYPGVCKHEFVMSGRGLKRYGVRTLDVAKRLLDFGYHPPTIYFPLNVEECIMIEPTETESKETLDAFVDTMISIAKEAEETPEVVLNAPYDTVVRRLDETQAARKPVLNCSCG; encoded by the coding sequence ATGAAACCGGAAAAAGCGTTGATTTTTGAAATGAGCAGGCCCGGGCGTGTCGCGTATTCGCTCCCTGCTTGCGACGTCCCGGAATCGGCGCCGGCCGATTACATTCCGGCGTCCATGCTGCGCAGCAAGCCGGCGGAGCTGCCGGAAGTGTATGAGGTCGACGTCATCCGCCACTATACGGAGCTGTCCCGCCGCAACTTCGGGATTGACAACGGCTTTTATCCGCTCGGCTCGTGCACGATGAAATACAATCCGAAAATTAACGAAAATACGGCACGTTTTGCCGGATTCGCCGGCATTCATCCGTACCAGCCGGTCGAAAGCATCCAAGGCGCGCTCGAGCTGCTGTATACGCTGCAAAACGATCTGGCGGCCTTAACCGGCATGGACCAGGTAACGCTGCAGCCGGCGGCCGGCGCCCACGGGGAATGGACCGGCCTGATGATGATCCGCGCTTATCACGAAAGCCGCGGCGAGAAGCGGACAAAAGTGATCGTGCCCGACTCCTCGCACGGCACGAATCCGGCGAGCGCTACGGTGGCCGGATTCGAAACGATCACGATTACCTCGAACGAGCGCGGACACGTCGACCTGGACGCGCTGCGCGCCGCTGTCGGTCCTGACACGGCGGCGCTTATGCTGACCAACCCGAGCACGCTCGGTCTGTTTGAAGAACAGATTGAAGAAATCGCCGCCATTATTCATAAAGCGGGCGGACTGCTCTACTATGACGGCGCCAACTCGAACGCCATTATGGGCATTACGCGCCCCGGCGATATGGGCTTTGACGTCGTCCATCTGAATCTCCACAAGACGATGAGCACCCCGCACGGCGGCGGCGGGCCGGGCGCCGGTCCGGTCGGCGTCAAGAGCAGGCTCATTCCGTTCCTGCCGAAACCTGTCGTCGCAAAACGAGAGGACGGAACGTTTTATTTCGATTTCGACCGCCCGGCCTCCATCGGACGGGTAAAAGCCTACTACGGCAACTTCGGCATTCTCGTACGGGCTTACACGTATATCCGCACATATGGCCCGGAAGGGCTGCGGCGCGTGTCGGAGTGCGCCGTGCTGAACGCCAACTATATGATGCGCCGGCTCTCGAATGCATACGAAATTCCGTATCCCGGCGTCTGCAAGCACGAATTCGTCATGTCCGGCCGCGGTTTGAAGCGGTACGGCGTGCGCACGCTCGACGTCGCCAAACGGCTGCTCGATTTCGGCTATCACCCGCCGACCATCTATTTTCCGCTCAATGTGGAGGAGTGCATCATGATCGAGCCGACCGAAACCGAGAGCAAAGAAACGCTCGACGCGTTCGTCGACACGATGATCTCCATCGCCAAAGAAGCGGAGGAAACGCCGGAGGTTGTGCTGAACGCCCCGTACGACACCGTCGTCCGCCGGCTTGACGAGACGCAGGCGGCGCGCAAGCCGGTGCTGAACTGCTCCTGCGGCTGA